A stretch of the Arachis stenosperma cultivar V10309 chromosome 6, arast.V10309.gnm1.PFL2, whole genome shotgun sequence genome encodes the following:
- the LOC130933942 gene encoding uncharacterized protein LOC130933942: MVIINSSILWKHFEVLTLTKNTRLDSALEEAVLEELRSLSEWILQIGEGNFGAVVNDKLCVEVPTDLLIHTSDNLVEDIINVIYPNIIVNFEKPIFFQDKAILAPTVEIVEEINNYIVNLLPGEEKEYLSADIICGSDAYGDIDSEVVSGSNIGDQVYIARMNLIPSDAGIPFKFQRRRFLISLSFAMMINKSQGQTLSVVGLFLRRLVFSHGQLYVAVSRVRSRSGLNILLFDENSEFPNFTKNVVFTENYHGTVPSFTGSGSSSPLGKGNVVVFSFPSGGTNFSIHPG, encoded by the exons ATGGTCATTATTAATTCTTCAATTCTTTGGAAGCATTTTGAGGTATTAACCTTAACAAAGAATACAAGATTGGATAGTGCATTGGAAGAGGCTGTTCTGGAGGAGTTAAGATCCTTATCAGAGTGGATACTTCAGATAGGAGAGGGAAATTTTGGTGCGGTTGTCAATGATAAACTTTGTGTAGAAGTACCAACTGATTTGCTTATTCATACTTCTGATAATCTAGTTGAAGATATTATTAATGTAATTTATCCAAATattattgtgaattttgaaaaaccaaTTTTCTTTCAAGATAAGGCAATATTGGCTCCAACTGTTGAAATTGTTGAAGAGATTAATAACTACATAGTTAATTTGTTACCGGGTGAAGAAAAGGAATATTTGAGTGCCGATATTATTTGTGGTAGTGATGCTTATGGTGATATTGACT CCGAGGTTGTTTCTGGTAGTAACATTGGTGATCAAGTATATATTGCTCGAATGAATCTTATTCCAAGTGATGCTGGGATACCTTTTAAATTTCAGCGTAGACGATTTCTAATAAGCTTGTCATTTGCAATGATGATTAATAAAAGTCAAGGGCAAACATTATCTGTTGTCGGATTATTTTTACGGCGTCTGGTATTTTCCCATGGCCAACTATATGTCGCTGTATCTCGTGTGAGGAGCAGAAGTGGACTAAATATTTTGCTATTTGATGAAAATTCAGAATTTCCAAATTTCACTAAGAATGTTGTTTTCACAGAG AACTACCATGGTACCGTTCCTTCCTTCACCGGCAGTGGGTCATCTTCGCCATTGGGCAAGGGAAATGTTGTGGTTTTTTCTTTCCCCAGCGGTGGTACGAATTTCTCTATACACCCTGGCTAA